A window from Anoplolepis gracilipes chromosome 15, ASM4749672v1, whole genome shotgun sequence encodes these proteins:
- the Txl gene encoding thioredoxin-like protein 1, with product MGAVRIINDDRHFHGELASAGQKLVVVDFTASWCGPCQRIAPVFEQLSLKYPKAVFLKVDVDKCADTASVQDVRAMPTFIFYRKRTKLGQFQGADGAGLESKIQQFYSSGDSDDTEDTESVAGHMDLTSFIMKQQCECLNESDYHTFPQCLNSDNGYLQSDEDEQLIMSIAFSQPVKVHSLKIKAPAENGPKNIKLFINQPRTIDFEMANSNTSVQDLVLSAKDLEEGNPIPLRYVKFQNVQNFQIFVIDNQNGSETTRIDHLVIIGSPISTTNMGEFKRVSGKKGESH from the exons ATGGGAGCAGTACGAATAATTAACGACGACCGTCATTTTCACGGCGAATTGGCGAGTGCCGGACAAAAGCTCGTCGTTGTAGATTTCACTGCAAGTTG GTGTGGACCTTGTCAAAGAATTGCTCCAGTATTTGAGCAACTGTCGCTGAAGTATCCCAAAGCAGTGTTCCTGAAAGTGGACGTGGACAAATGTGCAGACACTGCCTCAGTACAGGATGTGCGTGCAATGCCTACTTTCATCTTTTACCGCAAACGCACAAAGCTAGGCCAATTCCAAGGCGCAGATGGGGCAGGACTAGAATCGAAGATCCAGCAGTTTTACAGTAGTGGCGACTCCGATGACACAGAGGACACGGAATCCGTGGCTGGTCAT ATGGACTTGACCAGTTTTATAATGAAACAGCAATGCGAGTGCCTAAACGAGTCGGATTATCATACTTTTCCTCAATGTTTGAACTCGGACAATGGATACCTTCAGAGCGACGAGGATGAACAGTTAATAATGTCTATCGCATTTTCGCAACCTGTTAAAGTTCATTCCCTCAAGATTAAAGCACCTGCAGAAAACGGAccgaaaaatatcaaattgtttATCAATCAGCCCAGGACAATTGACTTTGAGATGGCGAATTCCAATACTAGTGTCCAAGATTTAGt ATTGTCAGCTAAGGATCTCGAAGAAGGAAATCCCATTCCATTGCGTTATGTCAAGTTCCAAAATGTgcagaattttcaaatatttgtgaTAGATAATCAGAATGGCTCAGAGACGACAAGAATCGACCACTTAGTCATAATTGGCTCGCCAATTTCGACCACAAATATGGGAGAGTTCAAAAGAGTATCTGGCAAGAAAGGAGAGAGCCATTGA